TTTATTTAAAATAACCTCAGATTATTACTTATCGACTTAAAAAACAACTTAAAATCAATAACAAACAACTCAACAAGACGGACGAGCGCGTTAACACCATTTGCCCAAGTAAACAAAATAACGTTTTGAATTTAATAAAAAACAACCTTTAAAACAACAACCCAAAAACCCATTAAATAGATTCATGATAACCATTTATTTTTTTATGATTAATCAATTCAATCTTTTTTAATTAAGATCAATAAAAATCTTTAATTTAGTAAAGAGCAATGAGCAAGCAAATTAGATTTAATGCCTTTGAAATGAACTGTATTGCGCATCAATCGCCGGGATTGTGGCGTCACCCTCAGGATCGCTCGACTGAATATAAAGACCTCGAATATTGGACCGATTTGGCCAAGATATTAGAGCGTGGCAAGTTTGATGGGGTTTTTATTGCCGATGTGTTAGGCATTTATGATGTTTATCATCAATCAGCACAACATGCGCTCACAGGTGCCGTGCAAGTTCCCGTGAATGATCCTTTGCAAATCGTGCCTGCTATGGCAGCAGTCACCAAACACTTGGGCTTTGGCCTCACTACCTCGATTTCGTTTGAACACCCTTATCCCTTTGCACGGCGTATGAGTACCTTAGATCATTTGACCAAAGGCCGCATTGGCTGGAACATCGTCACCTCATACTTGGAAAGTGGCTCAAAGAATTTAGGTCTTAAAACGCAAGTCAGTCATGATCAACGTTATGACATCGCTGATGAATATTTAGAGGTTCTCTATAAACTTTGGGAAGGTTCTTGGGAACAAGATGCTGTGCTGCGTGATAAAGAAAAAGGCATCTTTGCCGACCATCGTAAAGTCCATCCGATCAATCATCAAGGTCAATATTTTAGCGTTCCCGGCATTCATATTTGTGAACCATCACCGCAACGTACCCCTGTGCTCTATCAAGCAGGTGCATCCAGTCGTGGGCAATTATTTGCCAGCCAAAATGCTGAATGTGTGTTTATTTCAGCTCCGACCAAAGCAGCGGTGAAAAAACTGGTGCAAGGCATTCGTTCCAACCTAGTTGAACAAGGCAAAGATCCTCATTCGATTTTGATCTATACCATGCTGTCGATTGTGGTGGATGAAACCGATGCAAAAGCCCAAGCAAAATTCAAAGAATATCAAAGCTACGCCAGCTATCATGGCGGCTTAACCTTGGCATCAGGCTGGTCAGGTGTCGATTTTTCACAATTCCATGCAGAGGACAAAGTTGAATATATTCATACTGATGCGATTCAATCAATGCTGGATTCTTATGTAAAAGCCGATCCGAATCGAATCTGGACCATTGAAGAGATTGCCAAATTTATTAGTATCGGTGGCAATGGCCCCATACTGGTAGGCTCCGCTGCAACGGTGGCCGATCAACTACAGGCATGGACGGAAGAAACTGATATTGATGGCTTTAACTTAGCTTATATTTTAGCGCATCAAAGCTTTGAAGATGTGGTGGAATATCTGGTGCCAGAACTACAGCAACGTGGCGTGTATGCAACTGAATATACCGAGGGGACTTTACGTGAGAAACTGTTTGGACAAGGTCCATTACTGACAGAACAGCACCGCGGGGCAAGCTATCGCTATCATGCAACAGCGAAAACCAATAACAATAAAGAACTCGCTTAGGTTCACAACCCAGCGAGTTCTGGCGGACTTTAGCCTTGATACATCGGCTTATTGTCATTTAAGGCGATCAGACCACGGATAGCACGATAGACAATCCAGATCCATGCACCAAAAATTACCGCAAAGGCAAAAGTGGTTGCAGAAACCGCAACGCCTGCAAAGGCGGTGCCGTTATCACCGGTAAAGAACAAGAATGAGAACGGAAGAAAGGCAATAATATTCCAAGCCAAATACCACCAGAAGGTGCGGATTTGCCAAGTAAAGTGGCTTTCAAAAATCGAGCCTTGGACATCACTACGTTTTACATAGTTGATGATCAAAGCAATGATTGCCAATAGACCACCAGTAAAAATCGCAATGATATAAAGCACATACAACACCAAAGTCAAAGTACGATTTGGATCTTGATCAACGGAATAATTCATTTTTATTTAATCTCCAGAAACAAACTCGCTCAATCAATAAAACACATTGAGCGGAGAAATCAACCAACATATCAATAGTATATGGAAGACTATGGTACAGAAATAAATCTTACGAAACGGTTGTTTTTGTGTTTTATGTCTCAGTTTTTGCTGAGCAAGCCAACCACCGCACCATCCACCCAAAGAATCCACGATATGCAAAGTCTGCTCTGGAATACGTCGATTGCCCAACTGAGCTGCTTCTTTATCTTGTGCATACAACCAATAACTCAATACATTCATCAAGCTGACAAATAATAAAGTATACGGTGGCAGCAATTTACTAAAGCTTGCGATCAGCATAAAGACAATATAAATCACGATACCAATCTGCATCGCAGACCAGCGCTTCGACGGTTGAGGCTGACTCGGACGAGCACGATGTTCAATCACCTGCGATGCTTTTAAATACGTCGCCTGTTGAGCGCGATAACGACCGCGCTCATCCAGAATCACCACATATTCCAAAGCACAACCAACCAAAGGTCGCGGCCCTGTGCGAGCAAAGTCTTTGATATGGATAAAGACACGATCTTTTGCTGTGTCATTGGGTTGGATAAAGCCATAGCCTTTATCATCAAACCATTCAACTAAACGACCTTGATCTCGCATGTCTATTCCCTAAGCTGTGATTCGTTGTAAACGGTCTTGTAACATCATTCGCATTTCCAGCGGATCTTTTTGCAAAATATCATCGCCGGTACGCCCTTGCTCGGCATTTTTCTGCGCCACTTGTAAGCGCATACTCCAGAAACGGCACGCCGCCATTGCCAAGAAGATATTTAAACAAGCCAATTCATCAACGGTGAGCTGACGAATGCTTTGATAGGCCGCAAGAAAGGCATCGGCCTTGGCTTGATCTAAATGTGCTTGTGGATAGGCAGTACAGAAGTCATTGATACTAATCGCAATATCAAATAACCATTCATCTTGATTCAATTCATAAAAATCAAGAATACCCTGTAGTTGATCACCTTCAAACAAGGTGTTATCTCTGAATAAATCTGAATGAATAAAGCCCATCGGGCGGTCAGGATGCTGCTGGGTAATTGCCGCAAACTGCTGGAACACCTGAGCTAATAATTCCTGATCTTGCGCATTCATTTGTGGTTTAAGTTGCTCAGCGACATCTGACCAATATTGATGATTACGATTAAAATCACGTTCTAAAGGAAAGCCTTGTAAGGCCAAATGCAATTTTGCCTGTGCTTGTGCAATCGCCTGAATTTGGATAATGCTGGCATCTTCTGGATGCTCACCCATCAAGCGTAGCGCAATTTGCGCAGGTTTATCTGCAATAGTATGAATGGCCTGACCACTATGCTTTAAAGGCACCGCCACAGGCACACCTGCCTCACCCAAACAATCCAGTACAGGTACCAGTTCACCTGCGCCTTCAGCATCTAATTCTTCAAAAACCGTTAAAACATATTGTTTCTGTGATTGATCCACCAAAAAATAATTGGTGTTTTGAATACCGCCTTGGATTGGAATCAGGTCAATCACCGCTAAACCATAGGGCTCAGCAAAGGCTTGAACTTCTTCTAAACTCAACGGGGTATAAACCGACATGGAAAACCTGCAAAAAATAGCTGTGAAGTTTGATAGAATACCTGTTCCCTCCATGAAGGTGTAGCACCCCTTTCTTTATTGGCGATTTTTTGGAAAATTTTATGCTCGCAAAACGTATTATCCCTTGCTTAGATGTTGATAATGGTCGAGTCGTCAAAGGCGTTCAATTCCTTGATATTCGTGACGCAGGTGACCCTGTTGAAGTCGCCCGTCGATATAACGAACAAGGCGCCGATGAAATTACCTTTTTAGATATTACTGCTACCCATCATGGACGCGACACCACTTACCGTACCGTAGAACGCATGGCAGAAAGCGTTTTTGTACCCTTAACTGTGGGTGGTGGTGTCCGTAAAGTTGAAGATATTCGTTTATTGTTGAATGCAGGTGCCGATAAAGTCAGTATCAACTCGGCTGCGGTATTTACTCCTGAATTTGTTCAAGAAGCCTCGCAACGCTTTGGTGCGCAATGCATCGTGGTCGCGATTGATGCGAAAAAAACCGGCGAGAACAAGTGGGAAATTTTTACCCACGGCGGTCGCAAGCCAACAGGCATCGATGCGATTGAATGGGCGGTGAAAATGGCCGACTTCGGTGCAGGCGAATTGCTGATTACCAGTATGGATGCCGATGGCACCAAAGCAGGTTATGACATTGCCTTGATGCGTCAGATCAATGATCGCGTCAATATCCCGACCATCGCTTCTGGTGGCGTAGGTAACTTACAGCATTTGGCCGATGGCATCTTAAAAGGTGGTGCAGATGCAGTACTGGCTGCTTCTATTTTCCACTTTGGTCAACACACCATTCCAGAAGCAAAACAATATCTTGCCGCACAAGGCATTGAGATGCGTCTTTAATTAGGTGAGCCATAAAAACCTCTCAAACGAGAGGTTTTTTTATTTAAAAATCGCTGTATACAGATAAAAAAAATACCTTGCTGAGCAAGGTATGGAAACTGCGTTATACAACGCTAGAGGGTAAGCACAATATCATTATTTTGAACAAATTCTGAGCATTTAAAATGCTTGAGCTAACTTAGCGAGAAAATGAGTAAAGATATTGACATTAAAAACCAATTTTATTGACAATTCACGACACCCCCCAATTTTGTCGTCATGATTTGTCAATAAAAACCTGCTCAGCCCGCTAGATCAATCGAATTTAGGCCACCGATTCTTGCGATTGTTTTTGCGGTTGCTCAGCTACAGGTGCTTCCACCAATTTTGGTTTTTGCTCGACCCATTTTGCAGGAAAAACCGATTCAATCGCTTGCGTCAATGCTTT
This genomic stretch from Acinetobacter sp. C32I harbors:
- a CDS encoding LLM class flavin-dependent oxidoreductase, whose protein sequence is MSKQIRFNAFEMNCIAHQSPGLWRHPQDRSTEYKDLEYWTDLAKILERGKFDGVFIADVLGIYDVYHQSAQHALTGAVQVPVNDPLQIVPAMAAVTKHLGFGLTTSISFEHPYPFARRMSTLDHLTKGRIGWNIVTSYLESGSKNLGLKTQVSHDQRYDIADEYLEVLYKLWEGSWEQDAVLRDKEKGIFADHRKVHPINHQGQYFSVPGIHICEPSPQRTPVLYQAGASSRGQLFASQNAECVFISAPTKAAVKKLVQGIRSNLVEQGKDPHSILIYTMLSIVVDETDAKAQAKFKEYQSYASYHGGLTLASGWSGVDFSQFHAEDKVEYIHTDAIQSMLDSYVKADPNRIWTIEEIAKFISIGGNGPILVGSAATVADQLQAWTEETDIDGFNLAYILAHQSFEDVVEYLVPELQQRGVYATEYTEGTLREKLFGQGPLLTEQHRGASYRYHATAKTNNNKELA
- a CDS encoding DUF1294 domain-containing protein, whose protein sequence is MRDQGRLVEWFDDKGYGFIQPNDTAKDRVFIHIKDFARTGPRPLVGCALEYVVILDERGRYRAQQATYLKASQVIEHRARPSQPQPSKRWSAMQIGIVIYIVFMLIASFSKLLPPYTLLFVSLMNVLSYWLYAQDKEAAQLGNRRIPEQTLHIVDSLGGWCGGWLAQQKLRHKTQKQPFRKIYFCTIVFHILLICWLISPLNVFY
- a CDS encoding homoserine kinase, which gives rise to MSVYTPLSLEEVQAFAEPYGLAVIDLIPIQGGIQNTNYFLVDQSQKQYVLTVFEELDAEGAGELVPVLDCLGEAGVPVAVPLKHSGQAIHTIADKPAQIALRLMGEHPEDASIIQIQAIAQAQAKLHLALQGFPLERDFNRNHQYWSDVAEQLKPQMNAQDQELLAQVFQQFAAITQQHPDRPMGFIHSDLFRDNTLFEGDQLQGILDFYELNQDEWLFDIAISINDFCTAYPQAHLDQAKADAFLAAYQSIRQLTVDELACLNIFLAMAACRFWSMRLQVAQKNAEQGRTGDDILQKDPLEMRMMLQDRLQRITA
- the hisF gene encoding imidazole glycerol phosphate synthase subunit HisF, producing the protein MLAKRIIPCLDVDNGRVVKGVQFLDIRDAGDPVEVARRYNEQGADEITFLDITATHHGRDTTYRTVERMAESVFVPLTVGGGVRKVEDIRLLLNAGADKVSINSAAVFTPEFVQEASQRFGAQCIVVAIDAKKTGENKWEIFTHGGRKPTGIDAIEWAVKMADFGAGELLITSMDADGTKAGYDIALMRQINDRVNIPTIASGGVGNLQHLADGILKGGADAVLAASIFHFGQHTIPEAKQYLAAQGIEMRL